One window of Candidatus Tokpelaia hoelldoblerii genomic DNA carries:
- the mraY gene encoding Phospho-N-acetylmuramoyl-pentapeptide transferase (bhsal12970) — translation MFLFLSDLSAYLPGVGVFRYLTFRTVGARITAAMIVFLFAPSIIASLKGRQGMGQPIRADGPQTHFKKAGTPTMGGLMILSGTVVSALLWCDLSNTYFQVVMGVTLAFGAIGFYDDYLKVTKQNEKGFSGKARLGLEFLIAAVAACIIQKEGSSGLAFPFVNTLWDLGWFFIPFAACVMVGSGNAVNFTDGLDGLAIVPVIVAAASFALIAYLSGNMKFADYLQIHFVAGTGELAVLLGAVVGAGLGFLWFNAPPAAIFMGDTGSLALGGLLGAVSVATKHEIVLAVIGGVFVMEALSVIIQVGYFKMTGKRGFLMAPIHHHFEKKGWTESQVVVRFWIIAIILALIGLSTLKLR, via the coding sequence ATGTTTCTGTTTCTGTCTGATTTGTCTGCTTACCTGCCCGGTGTCGGTGTTTTTCGTTATCTCACCTTCCGCACAGTCGGTGCGAGAATCACCGCCGCAATGATTGTGTTTTTGTTTGCCCCCAGCATTATCGCCTCGCTAAAAGGACGGCAGGGGATGGGGCAGCCGATTCGCGCTGACGGGCCGCAAACCCATTTCAAAAAAGCCGGTACGCCGACTATGGGCGGTTTGATGATTTTGAGCGGTACTGTGGTTTCAGCGCTGTTGTGGTGCGATCTGAGCAATACCTATTTCCAGGTGGTGATGGGGGTGACGCTGGCTTTCGGCGCTATCGGTTTTTATGATGATTATCTCAAGGTCACCAAACAGAACGAAAAAGGCTTTTCCGGCAAGGCGCGCCTGGGGCTGGAGTTTCTGATCGCGGCTGTGGCTGCTTGTATTATCCAGAAAGAGGGCTCAAGCGGGCTGGCGTTTCCGTTTGTCAACACGCTCTGGGATCTGGGCTGGTTCTTTATCCCCTTTGCCGCCTGTGTCATGGTCGGCAGCGGCAATGCGGTGAATTTCACCGATGGGCTGGACGGGCTGGCGATTGTGCCGGTTATCGTGGCGGCGGCTTCCTTCGCGCTGATCGCCTATCTGTCGGGAAATATGAAGTTTGCTGATTATCTGCAAATTCATTTTGTCGCGGGCACGGGTGAACTCGCCGTGCTGCTGGGCGCGGTGGTTGGTGCGGGGCTTGGCTTTTTGTGGTTCAACGCGCCGCCGGCGGCGATTTTTATGGGCGACACCGGTTCGTTGGCATTGGGCGGGCTGCTTGGCGCGGTTTCGGTTGCCACCAAGCATGAAATCGTGCTCGCTGTTATCGGCGGCGTGTTTGTCATGGAAGCGCTGTCGGTGATTATTCAGGTCGGTTATTTTAAAATGACCGGCAAGCGGGGGTTTTTGATGGCGCCGATTCATCATCATTTTGAGAAAAAGGGCTGGACGGAAAGCCAGGTGGTGGTCCGCTTCTGGATTATCGCCATTATTCTGGCGCTGATCGGCCTGTCCACTTTGAAATTGCGGTGA
- the rsmH gene encoding Ribosomal RNA small subunit methyltransferase H (bhsal13020): MTQDEDRHIPVMLDEVVAALGALDGARVIDGTFGAGGYTRAFLARGACVIGLDRDPDAVQGAQDLVAQSEGRFKIVETAFSHLAEVSDVPVDAVVLDIGVSSMQIDEGERGFSFQKDGPLDMRMAQKGFSAADVVNRMKVADLARIFAVLGEERHAGRVARMIEARREQKPFTRTLDLARAIEALLHRKPGAIHPATRVFQALRIYVNDELGELGRALFAAERCLVSGGRLAVVTFHSLEDRMVKRFFAARGGPSAGSRHLPDIAGEAARFLPLFKGAQSAGEAEVARNPRARSARLRVGVRTDAPAAQADFSLFQLPVVAAYAGGVA, from the coding sequence ATGACACAAGATGAAGATCGGCATATTCCGGTCATGCTGGACGAGGTTGTCGCCGCTTTGGGCGCACTTGACGGCGCACGGGTGATTGACGGCACATTCGGCGCCGGCGGCTACACGCGCGCCTTTCTGGCCCGCGGCGCCTGCGTGATCGGCCTTGACCGTGACCCCGATGCTGTGCAGGGCGCGCAGGACCTTGTCGCGCAATCAGAGGGGCGGTTTAAAATTGTCGAGACGGCTTTTTCCCATCTCGCGGAAGTCAGTGACGTGCCGGTGGACGCTGTGGTGCTTGATATCGGGGTTTCTTCCATGCAGATTGATGAGGGAGAGCGGGGCTTTTCCTTTCAAAAAGACGGTCCGCTTGATATGCGTATGGCGCAAAAGGGCTTCAGCGCCGCCGATGTTGTCAACCGGATGAAAGTGGCAGACCTGGCGCGGATTTTTGCGGTGCTGGGTGAAGAGCGCCATGCCGGGCGTGTGGCGCGGATGATTGAAGCGCGGCGTGAGCAGAAACCGTTTACCCGCACGCTTGACCTGGCAAGGGCCATTGAAGCCCTGCTGCACCGCAAGCCCGGGGCGATTCATCCCGCAACCCGGGTGTTTCAGGCCCTGCGCATTTATGTCAATGATGAACTGGGCGAACTGGGGCGGGCGTTGTTTGCCGCCGAACGCTGCCTTGTGTCGGGTGGACGGCTGGCGGTTGTCACATTTCATTCGCTGGAAGACCGCATGGTAAAACGGTTTTTTGCCGCGCGCGGCGGGCCGAGTGCGGGTTCGCGCCATTTGCCTGATATTGCCGGTGAGGCGGCGCGTTTTCTCCCGCTGTTTAAAGGCGCGCAAAGTGCGGGCGAAGCGGAAGTCGCCCGCAATCCGCGGGCCCGCTCGGCCAGGCTGCGCGTTGGCGTGCGCACGGACGCGCCGGCTGCACAGGCGGATTTCAGCCTGTTTCAACTGCCTGTTGTTGCCGCCTATGCCGGAGGTGTTGCATGA
- a CDS encoding UDP-N-acetylmuramoyl-tripeptide-D-alanyl-D-alanine ligase (bhsal12980): MKPLWTGQAFVDAIGGSVSGVIPESIKGISIDSRTLEKGEAFFAIRGANLDGHEFAAAAAKAGAAVLVVEKAQADVLQKTGVALLLVDDVLAALTRLGVAARERTKAEIIAVTGSVGKTTTKEMLRFCLGGQGRVHANPASFNNHWGVPLTLARMPEETDYGIFEIGMNHENEIRPLVKLVRPHVALITRIAAAHMGYFTSLEAIAHAKAEIFEGLAPQGVGLLNADDPLCSYLEKRARAAGCGTIATFGRAENADYRLLENYPHAGGSCFEVDLKGTQAVVKLGVAGSHMVDNALGVLAAADCVGADVAHIVLALPEFREMSGRGARYTLSMPDGGCLTLIDESYNANPASMRAGLALLGDSAPASRGRRIAVLGDMLELGQYSRAAHEDLAGPLRLAKTNLVFLAGKEMEYLERTLRDEVPVEYRKSVADLLPAVFAALRSGDVVMVKSSNGIGTARIVSALLERYPPLVS, translated from the coding sequence ATGAAACCCTTGTGGACAGGACAGGCTTTTGTTGACGCTATCGGCGGTAGCGTATCAGGTGTGATACCCGAAAGTATCAAAGGGATTTCCATTGACAGCCGCACGCTGGAAAAGGGTGAGGCGTTTTTTGCCATTCGGGGGGCAAACCTTGACGGCCATGAATTTGCCGCCGCCGCGGCAAAGGCCGGTGCGGCAGTGCTGGTGGTGGAAAAGGCGCAGGCGGATGTTTTGCAGAAAACCGGCGTCGCCCTGTTGCTGGTGGATGATGTCCTGGCAGCGCTCACGCGGCTGGGGGTGGCCGCGCGTGAGCGCACGAAAGCTGAAATTATTGCTGTCACCGGTTCTGTCGGCAAGACCACCACCAAGGAAATGCTGCGCTTCTGTCTGGGCGGGCAGGGCAGGGTTCATGCCAATCCGGCCTCGTTCAACAATCACTGGGGCGTGCCGCTGACGCTGGCGCGGATGCCGGAAGAAACCGATTACGGCATTTTTGAAATCGGTATGAATCATGAAAATGAAATCCGGCCGCTGGTGAAACTTGTGCGCCCGCATGTGGCGCTGATCACCCGCATTGCCGCTGCGCATATGGGCTATTTTACTTCTCTTGAGGCGATTGCTCATGCCAAGGCGGAAATTTTTGAGGGTTTGGCGCCGCAAGGTGTTGGCCTGCTCAATGCTGATGACCCGCTTTGTTCCTATCTGGAGAAACGCGCCCGGGCGGCAGGGTGCGGGACAATCGCCACATTCGGGCGGGCGGAAAATGCCGATTACCGGCTGCTTGAAAATTATCCCCATGCTGGCGGTTCGTGCTTCGAGGTGGATTTGAAGGGCACGCAAGCCGTGGTGAAACTTGGCGTGGCGGGCAGCCATATGGTGGATAATGCGCTGGGTGTTCTGGCGGCGGCGGATTGTGTCGGGGCGGATGTGGCGCATATCGTGCTGGCGCTGCCGGAGTTTCGCGAGATGAGCGGACGGGGGGCGCGCTATACGCTGTCCATGCCGGATGGCGGGTGTTTGACGCTGATTGATGAAAGCTATAACGCCAACCCCGCTTCAATGCGGGCAGGGCTGGCGTTGCTGGGTGACAGCGCGCCTGCATCGCGCGGACGGCGCATCGCCGTTCTTGGCGATATGCTCGAGCTTGGGCAATATTCGCGCGCCGCACACGAGGATTTGGCCGGGCCGCTGCGTCTGGCAAAGACAAATCTTGTATTTCTGGCGGGGAAAGAGATGGAATACCTTGAACGCACCTTGCGTGATGAGGTGCCGGTAGAGTATCGCAAAAGCGTGGCGGACCTTCTGCCGGCGGTGTTTGCGGCGCTGCGTTCGGGTGATGTGGTGATGGTCAAATCCTCAAACGGCATTGGCACGGCACGCATTGTGTCGGCCTTGCTGGAGCGCTATCCGCCACTGGTTTCCTGA
- a CDS encoding Penicillin binding protein (bhsal13000) produces MKRGFLFRRKKAANLSPLRQECKKHEAAARRTRRRLVLMSLCFCSLYVVIFGRLVHYGQESGDIAQNSGPEIINMAARPDIIDRNGLLLATDIKTDSLYAEPRRIFDVDETIERLSLVLPELDWDTTYRRLKTDKGFVWLERGLTPQQRAGIEALGLPGIGFRKETRRFYPGGETASHILGLVNIDNTGIAGMEKYIDNAGLIDLREAGLADPAALEPVQLSIDIRVQAIVRDELSQAMQRYSAIAAGAVVLNAKTGEVVAMVSVPDFNPNNPVQALEKDRLNRMSAGAYEMGSTIKSFTTAMALDSGLFKLNTPVDASKPLKFGSQTVHDFHGKYRPLTVAEVFRFSSNIGSAKEAEAVGIPGHRAFLKRLGLLDRMKTELPEVAHPLEPRRWKKVNSATIAFGHGVAMTPLQTAVGAAALMNGGKLLAPTFLKRDAVQAQEAATQVIKPQTSRDMRYLYKLNADIGSGRRATVAGYRVGGKTGTAEKLVNGRYANDVRFNAFLAAFPMDNPAYIVLTIIDEPKPEEGKLSATAGLNAAPMTANIIRRSATFLGIAPDFDKEKAPVLAATAGAH; encoded by the coding sequence ATGAAGCGCGGTTTCCTTTTCAGGCGTAAAAAAGCGGCGAATCTGTCGCCATTAAGGCAAGAGTGCAAAAAACATGAAGCAGCGGCACGGCGTACCCGCCGCCGCCTGGTTTTGATGTCATTGTGTTTTTGCAGCCTTTATGTGGTTATCTTTGGCCGTCTTGTTCATTATGGGCAGGAAAGCGGTGACATTGCGCAAAACAGCGGCCCTGAAATCATCAATATGGCGGCGCGTCCGGATATTATCGACCGTAACGGCCTGTTGCTGGCAACCGATATCAAGACTGATTCGCTTTATGCCGAGCCGCGGCGGATTTTTGATGTTGATGAAACAATTGAGCGCCTGTCGCTGGTCTTGCCGGAGCTTGACTGGGATACAACCTACCGCAGGCTGAAAACCGACAAGGGGTTTGTCTGGCTTGAGCGCGGTCTAACGCCGCAGCAAAGGGCCGGGATTGAAGCGCTCGGCCTTCCCGGTATCGGTTTTCGCAAGGAAACACGCCGGTTTTACCCGGGCGGGGAGACCGCGTCGCATATTCTCGGGCTGGTCAATATCGATAATACCGGTATTGCGGGGATGGAAAAATATATTGACAATGCGGGGCTGATTGACTTGCGTGAAGCGGGGCTGGCCGACCCGGCCGCCCTTGAGCCGGTGCAGCTTTCCATTGACATCCGTGTGCAGGCGATTGTGCGTGACGAGTTGAGCCAGGCCATGCAGCGTTATTCGGCGATTGCCGCCGGAGCGGTGGTGCTGAATGCCAAGACCGGTGAGGTGGTCGCCATGGTGTCAGTGCCGGATTTTAACCCCAACAATCCGGTTCAGGCCCTGGAAAAAGACCGGCTCAACCGGATGAGCGCCGGCGCCTATGAAATGGGTTCGACCATCAAAAGCTTTACCACGGCCATGGCGCTTGATTCCGGCCTGTTCAAGCTTAACACACCGGTTGACGCTTCAAAGCCGCTGAAGTTCGGCAGCCAGACCGTCCACGATTTCCATGGCAAATACCGGCCGCTTACGGTGGCGGAGGTGTTTCGTTTTTCCTCCAATATCGGCTCGGCAAAAGAGGCGGAAGCTGTTGGAATTCCCGGGCACAGGGCCTTTTTGAAACGTCTGGGGCTGCTGGACCGGATGAAGACGGAATTGCCAGAAGTGGCCCATCCGCTTGAGCCGAGGCGCTGGAAAAAGGTGAATTCGGCAACGATTGCTTTCGGCCATGGCGTGGCGATGACGCCTTTGCAGACGGCGGTCGGGGCGGCAGCCCTGATGAATGGCGGCAAGCTGCTTGCTCCGACATTTTTAAAGCGGGACGCAGTGCAGGCGCAGGAGGCGGCCACACAGGTTATCAAACCGCAGACAAGCCGCGACATGCGCTATCTTTACAAACTCAATGCTGATATCGGTTCAGGGCGGCGGGCAACGGTTGCGGGTTACCGGGTTGGCGGCAAAACCGGCACGGCGGAAAAGCTGGTGAATGGCCGTTATGCCAATGATGTGCGCTTCAATGCATTTCTGGCGGCATTTCCTATGGATAATCCTGCCTATATTGTTCTGACGATTATTGACGAGCCAAAGCCGGAAGAAGGCAAGCTTTCTGCCACGGCCGGCCTTAATGCTGCCCCGATGACGGCTAATATTATCCGCCGGTCGGCGACATTTCTAGGGATAGCGCCGGATTTTGACAAGGAAAAGGCGCCTGTTCTTGCTGCGACAGCGGGCGCACATTGA
- the ftsW gene encoding Cell division protein FtsW (bhsal12940), with product MVSRLDRGSVANWWWTIDRAILAACLVLIGIGIVASFAASPGQTHRINIADSFHFAKLHIRYILPALVLMVAVSFFSPRNIRRLCLLSLAATLVLLVLVRLNGVEIKGAWRWIDLGFATIQPSEFMKPAFVVVAGWLFAQQNKSGKMSGYIAPFLLYCLCAVLLVIEPDVGQTILISAAWGALFFLAGVPWAVVFVLLGCATAGAFGAYTALPHVRGRIDSFLTGEDGFQIRMASDAIVRGGWFGQGPGEGTIKGGIPDGHTDFVFSVVAEEYGIILCMIIVALFAFIVIRSLYIAMKEQDAFTRFSTAGIAVLFGMQSVINIAVNLGLMPPKGMTLPFISYGGSSLVAIGLTMGCLLALTRRRPEARKSALLQT from the coding sequence ATGGTCAGTCGTCTTGATCGCGGGTCGGTTGCTAACTGGTGGTGGACAATTGACCGCGCCATCCTTGCCGCCTGTCTTGTGTTGATTGGAATTGGCATTGTCGCTTCATTCGCGGCAAGCCCCGGGCAGACACACAGGATCAATATTGCCGACAGTTTTCATTTTGCCAAGCTGCATATCCGCTATATTCTTCCTGCACTTGTTCTGATGGTGGCAGTTTCGTTTTTTTCACCACGCAATATCCGCCGCCTGTGCCTGCTGTCTCTGGCGGCAACACTGGTTCTGCTGGTGCTGGTACGTCTCAACGGGGTGGAAATCAAGGGCGCGTGGCGGTGGATTGATCTTGGCTTTGCCACCATCCAGCCTTCCGAATTTATGAAGCCCGCCTTTGTGGTGGTTGCGGGCTGGCTGTTTGCGCAGCAGAACAAAAGCGGTAAAATGTCCGGTTATATTGCACCGTTTCTGCTGTATTGCCTTTGCGCTGTTCTGCTGGTGATAGAGCCGGATGTCGGCCAGACAATCCTGATCAGCGCGGCATGGGGAGCGTTGTTTTTTCTGGCCGGTGTGCCGTGGGCGGTGGTCTTTGTCTTGCTGGGGTGTGCGACTGCCGGCGCATTCGGCGCTTATACGGCGCTGCCCCATGTGCGCGGGCGTATCGACAGTTTCCTGACCGGTGAGGATGGATTTCAGATCAGGATGGCCAGTGACGCCATTGTGCGCGGCGGCTGGTTTGGCCAGGGGCCGGGGGAGGGCACGATCAAGGGCGGGATACCGGACGGGCATACGGATTTTGTCTTTTCCGTGGTTGCTGAAGAATATGGCATCATCCTGTGTATGATTATCGTGGCGCTGTTTGCTTTTATTGTGATCCGTTCGCTCTATATCGCCATGAAGGAGCAGGACGCCTTTACCCGGTTTTCGACAGCCGGTATCGCTGTTTTGTTCGGCATGCAGTCGGTTATCAATATCGCGGTCAATCTAGGGCTGATGCCGCCCAAGGGGATGACACTGCCGTTTATTTCCTATGGCGGTTCGTCGCTTGTGGCGATCGGGTTGACAATGGGGTGCCTGCTGGCATTGACACGGCGACGGCCGGAAGCACGCAAATCCGCTTTGTTGCAGACATGA
- a CDS encoding EamA-like transporter family protein (bhsal12950) produces MILFSRLFNRPEMFALIAAMLNGIIGVFTRFGFTEGATHHQVAFWKCFIAFVLLLFYCTWRKPLRQEALALHRQWPQLAVLAFLGIFCLYFFETWAFHEASIPLVSFLTYVAGCVTILFSAVFLHEKLTVYKLAAFAAILCGVYLIYSFEGGVSGSYLGIMLALLGGLGYALFIFMAKLLRMKGGLPQLIWLFGFGSLYLLVPLLHEGFAVPAGASLPVIFALVLLPTIGGFYFTTRAVEAGEAGKVQIIETSDPLFSCLFAFVLFGDALGAIGFIGAACIMGGLLLAMKNTPVDAKQETV; encoded by the coding sequence ATGATTCTGTTTTCCAGACTGTTTAACCGGCCTGAAATGTTCGCTTTGATAGCAGCGATGCTTAACGGCATAATCGGTGTGTTCACCCGTTTCGGTTTTACTGAAGGGGCAACACATCATCAGGTTGCTTTCTGGAAATGTTTTATCGCTTTTGTACTGCTGTTATTTTATTGCACCTGGCGCAAGCCGTTGCGTCAGGAAGCGCTTGCCCTGCACCGGCAATGGCCGCAATTGGCTGTTTTAGCTTTTCTGGGTATTTTCTGTTTGTATTTCTTTGAGACATGGGCGTTTCATGAAGCCTCTATTCCGCTGGTGTCGTTTCTGACTTATGTGGCCGGTTGTGTTACGATTTTGTTTTCAGCAGTATTCCTGCATGAAAAACTGACGGTTTATAAGCTTGCCGCTTTTGCCGCTATTCTATGCGGAGTTTATCTCATTTACAGTTTTGAAGGCGGGGTTTCCGGTAGTTATCTTGGGATTATGCTGGCGCTTTTGGGCGGGCTTGGCTATGCGCTTTTTATTTTTATGGCCAAGTTGTTACGTATGAAGGGCGGTCTGCCGCAACTCATCTGGTTGTTTGGCTTTGGCAGTTTATATCTGCTGGTGCCGTTGCTTCATGAAGGGTTTGCAGTGCCGGCAGGGGCAAGCCTGCCGGTTATCTTTGCACTTGTTTTGTTGCCAACCATTGGCGGGTTTTATTTTACTACCCGTGCTGTGGAAGCCGGGGAAGCCGGCAAGGTTCAGATTATTGAAACCAGTGACCCCTTATTTTCCTGTCTCTTTGCCTTTGTGCTGTTTGGGGATGCGCTGGGCGCCATTGGCTTTATCGGTGCGGCCTGTATTATGGGCGGGCTGTTGCTGGCAATGAAAAATACTCCTGTAGATGCAAAACAGGAAACTGTTTAA
- the murE gene encoding UDP-N-acetylmuramoyl-L-alanyl-D-glutamate--2,6-diaminopimelate ligase (bhsal12990): protein MRLDELIETENDISDIVVEGMTADSREAEKGFVFFALKGHAPDGHIHAADAVARGAVAVVAEAGSAMPALSVPVVPVADIRHALGVAAARFYTPQPDIVTAVTGTSGKTSVVSFLRQIWENTGFASASIGTIGVVSARRTHYGALTTPGPVELHRLLQALNHDGVTHVAMEASSHGIDQHRLDGVRLAAAAFTNLGRDHMDYHATVEAYFAAKMRLFDTLLPKDAPAIVYSDDKYSDKAVAHITQAKRKVLGVGRRGEFIRIKRVEHERFRQYAEFECEGGIYEVQLPLAGDFQVANAVVAAGLAIVTGVAPAAVFRALERLEGAPGRLDLVGATADGAPVYVDYAHKPEALENVLKSVRPFTTGRVIVVFGCGGDRDQGKRPIMGGVACELADVVIVTDDNPRSENPSTIRKQILTGAAGALEIADRREAIRHAVAMMTTGDTLIVAGKGHEEGQIVGSDILPFSDHAEVRAALEGRKT, encoded by the coding sequence ATGCGGCTGGATGAACTGATTGAAACAGAAAATGACATATCTGATATTGTCGTGGAAGGGATGACTGCTGACTCTCGTGAGGCAGAAAAAGGGTTTGTGTTTTTTGCCCTTAAGGGGCATGCCCCGGACGGACATATCCATGCTGCGGATGCGGTGGCGCGTGGCGCGGTGGCGGTGGTGGCGGAAGCCGGTTCAGCCATGCCGGCGCTGTCTGTGCCGGTTGTGCCGGTTGCTGATATCCGCCACGCGCTGGGTGTTGCGGCGGCGCGCTTTTATACGCCCCAGCCTGACATTGTCACGGCCGTGACCGGCACCAGCGGCAAAACATCTGTGGTGTCTTTCCTGCGCCAGATCTGGGAAAACACCGGTTTTGCTTCCGCCAGCATCGGCACAATCGGCGTTGTCTCGGCCAGACGCACGCACTATGGCGCGTTGACAACGCCCGGGCCGGTGGAATTGCACCGCCTGTTACAGGCGCTCAACCATGATGGTGTAACCCATGTCGCGATGGAAGCCTCTTCCCACGGGATTGACCAGCACCGGCTGGACGGGGTGCGCCTCGCGGCAGCGGCCTTTACCAATCTTGGCCGTGACCATATGGATTATCATGCGACGGTTGAAGCGTATTTTGCCGCCAAAATGCGGCTGTTTGATACGCTGCTGCCGAAGGATGCGCCCGCCATTGTTTACAGTGATGACAAATATTCTGACAAGGCGGTTGCCCATATCACACAGGCAAAGCGCAAGGTGCTGGGTGTCGGGCGCAGGGGAGAGTTTATCCGCATCAAACGGGTGGAGCATGAGCGTTTCCGCCAATATGCCGAGTTTGAATGCGAGGGCGGAATTTACGAGGTACAATTGCCGCTCGCCGGTGATTTTCAGGTGGCGAATGCTGTTGTCGCGGCAGGGCTTGCCATTGTCACCGGTGTCGCGCCGGCGGCGGTGTTCCGCGCGCTGGAGCGTCTTGAAGGCGCGCCCGGGCGGCTTGATCTGGTGGGGGCGACAGCCGATGGCGCACCGGTTTATGTCGATTATGCCCATAAGCCCGAGGCGCTGGAAAATGTGCTGAAATCGGTGCGCCCTTTTACCACGGGACGGGTGATCGTGGTGTTTGGCTGTGGCGGTGACCGTGACCAGGGCAAGCGTCCCATCATGGGCGGGGTTGCTTGTGAGCTTGCTGATGTGGTGATTGTTACCGATGACAATCCGCGCTCGGAAAACCCGTCCACCATCCGCAAGCAGATTTTGACCGGCGCGGCGGGGGCGCTGGAAATTGCCGACCGGCGTGAGGCCATCCGCCATGCGGTTGCCATGATGACAACCGGCGACACACTGATTGTTGCCGGTAAAGGGCATGAGGAAGGGCAGATTGTCGGGAGCGACATTTTGCCGTTTTCCGACCATGCGGAAGTGCGCGCGGCGCTGGAGGGGCGGAAAACATGA
- a CDS encoding Hypothetical protein (bhsal13010) — translation MTVFRTRDIIMVLLMMIAAAMTYMVKYDAQRRTQDVRQIERRIETERDTIQLLYADWALMTQPARLQQLVTQYQDQLGLQVIVPGQIVKADDIPVRVPDAIDTIIKGSDKLIAGAGGRRETDSMHTGSIRP, via the coding sequence ATGACTGTTTTCCGCACCCGCGATATCATCATGGTTCTGTTGATGATGATTGCCGCCGCCATGACCTATATGGTGAAGTATGATGCGCAAAGGCGCACGCAGGATGTGCGCCAGATTGAACGCCGGATTGAAACCGAGCGCGACACCATCCAGCTGCTCTATGCGGACTGGGCGCTGATGACACAGCCGGCGCGGCTGCAGCAGCTTGTTACGCAATATCAGGACCAGCTGGGGTTACAGGTGATTGTGCCCGGGCAGATTGTCAAGGCGGATGATATTCCCGTGCGTGTGCCTGACGCTATTGATACCATCATCAAGGGCAGTGACAAGCTGATAGCCGGTGCCGGCGGCAGGCGGGAGACAGACAGTATGCACACAGGGAGTATCCGGCCATGA
- the murD gene encoding UDP-N-acetylmuramoylalanine--D-glutamate ligase (bhsal12960) → MIAVSLFKGKKVALFGLGGSGLATALALQAGGAAVIVWDDNAAAVEKARAQGLEARDLRAADWREISALVLSPGVPLTHPQPHWSVALARASGVEIIGDIELFVRMRNAYLAEHNLQSKDCPFIAITGTNGKSTTTALVSHLLREAGCDVQTGGNIGTAILSLEPPARGRFFVIECSSYQIDLTPSLNPTVGILLNITPDHIDRHGSFKNYAALKERVVANADTAVISVDDETCRAVFARVDKALPVSVLKKLPAGAYAQKEELFYQGRPVASLAGIASLRGAHNAQNALAALACCRALDVRFADVGKALQSFTGLPHRMEEVGRKGHVVFVNDSKATNAEAAAPALAAFEAIYWIAGGVEKEGGIESLRRFFPKIRKAYLIGAAAADFARTIGGAIPVVMVETLENAVKQAAKDALEDNTKDALEDGTRRDAVAGKARETVVLLSPACASFDQFANYGARGDAFRQLVAALDDY, encoded by the coding sequence ATGATTGCTGTTTCGCTGTTTAAAGGCAAAAAAGTTGCGCTCTTCGGCCTTGGCGGCTCAGGACTGGCGACGGCTCTGGCATTACAGGCTGGCGGTGCGGCGGTGATTGTCTGGGATGACAATGCGGCAGCTGTTGAAAAAGCCCGCGCGCAGGGGCTGGAAGCGCGGGATTTGCGCGCGGCGGACTGGCGGGAAATCAGCGCGCTGGTGTTGTCTCCCGGGGTGCCGCTCACACATCCGCAGCCCCATTGGAGTGTTGCGCTGGCGCGTGCGTCCGGGGTAGAAATTATCGGCGATATTGAATTGTTTGTGCGGATGCGCAATGCGTATCTGGCTGAACACAACCTTCAATCAAAAGACTGCCCGTTTATCGCTATTACCGGCACCAACGGCAAATCCACCACCACGGCGCTGGTCAGCCATCTGTTGCGTGAAGCGGGGTGTGATGTGCAGACGGGCGGTAATATCGGCACAGCGATTTTGTCACTTGAGCCACCGGCGCGCGGGCGGTTTTTTGTGATTGAATGTTCTTCCTACCAGATTGACCTGACACCATCCCTGAACCCGACTGTCGGCATCTTGCTCAATATCACGCCTGACCATATTGACCGGCACGGCAGTTTTAAAAATTATGCGGCGCTGAAAGAGCGCGTGGTGGCGAATGCGGATACAGCGGTTATCAGCGTGGATGATGAAACCTGCCGCGCGGTTTTTGCCCGTGTTGATAAAGCCCTGCCGGTTTCCGTGCTGAAAAAACTGCCCGCCGGCGCTTATGCGCAAAAAGAAGAGCTGTTTTATCAGGGCAGGCCTGTCGCCTCGCTTGCCGGTATTGCTTCCCTGCGCGGGGCGCATAATGCACAGAATGCGCTTGCGGCGCTTGCCTGCTGCCGTGCCCTGGATGTGCGTTTTGCTGATGTGGGCAAAGCGCTGCAAAGCTTCACCGGCCTGCCGCACCGGATGGAAGAGGTGGGGCGCAAGGGCCATGTTGTGTTTGTCAATGACAGCAAGGCCACCAATGCGGAAGCCGCCGCCCCGGCGCTTGCTGCTTTTGAGGCGATTTACTGGATTGCGGGGGGGGTGGAGAAGGAAGGCGGGATTGAGAGCCTGCGGCGCTTTTTCCCGAAAATCCGTAAAGCCTATCTGATTGGTGCGGCGGCGGCGGATTTTGCCCGCACGATTGGCGGCGCGATACCGGTTGTTATGGTTGAAACATTGGAAAATGCTGTGAAACAGGCGGCGAAGGATGCGTTGGAAGATAATACGAAAGATGCACTGGAAGATGGTACGAGGAGGGACGCTGTGGCAGGCAAGGCCCGGGAAACAGTGGTGCTGCTTTCACCGGCCTGCGCCAGTTTTGACCAGTTCGCCAATTATGGCGCGCGCGGCGATGCCTTCCGCCAGCTGGTTGCGGCTCTTGATGATTATTAG